ATTCTTGTGTAGTAGATATTATAACAAATTTTTCGATGTTTTAACAAATCATGTGAAGAAGAAATCATGCAGGAGGTACGGACAACCGGTGGGGGAACCCCCCCCACTTGGGAGAAAAAGATGAGAAGGGATTCAGAGGTGGAGCTGCGAGAACCCAAGACCGCTATACTGGCTGTTTAACTCTGAGAATACCGGCTCCCCGACGAGGAAGGAGTAGATCTCATCAGCTTTTTCAGCCGGATCGATATCTGCAAACCGCTCCGGGTAGAGGACGCTGCCGACAAAGTACGCATTTGCCAGGACGGTCCCATAGTTTGTGGTATAGGCATTGTACGGGAGTACGCCATAGATCTTCCCGCTCTTCACGGCAGAGAGACAATTCAGTGCGGGATCGGTCGTCAGCTGATCGATCGCACCGGACTCTCCGAGGTTTGTTGTGGAGAGATCGATGAAGATATAGTCGGGATCCCAGTCCACAAGGGCTTCCTTGGCAACATCGGCATGCGCAGTTCCAAGACCGGAAGCCACATTCTCCGCATGCACCCAGCCAAACGGTCCATATGCAGGCTCGGTCGAGATGATGCCGTGGGCACCCCTGCTACCGACACCACCGATATAGACCCGCTTTCGTTCTTCTGGAGGGATATCCCGTGTTCGATCCTCCAGATCGGCAATCGTCTCATCAATGAAGGCGATAACCGCTTCGGCACGTGCCTCCCTCCCGATGACACTGCCCATCAGGCGGAGGGAGTCAAACATCAGGTGACGGTCTGCCTCTGTCCGGAACGATCCATACTGGAACCCGATGACCGGCACCCCGGTTCTCTGCTGAAGTGCCTCGGCATCAGCGGCATCGGCCCCGGATGCTATCCCGGATGAACCCGCCTTGAAGATGAGATCGGGGCCGATTGCAATGACCTTCTCGGGATCATCATTGCCACGGAACTCGCCAAAGAGCGGAAGAGCGGCAAATCTCTCGGCATGAACAATCGAATATGGCCTGCCGAGGACATTATCCTGTTCCTTATCAGCAGAGTCCACCCCGGCAGCCAGATCCTCTGCCTGGAGGTAGACGAGATACCTGAGCGATCCTGCACCCGAGCAGAGGACAGACTCCACATCTGATGGAACCGGGACCTCCCGTCCATACTGGTCGGTGATGATAACCGTATTCTCAGAGGAGAGATCCGCAACACAGCCCGTTGTTGCCAGAAACAGAAGGAGCAGGAGGGGAATCCATCCATAACCAAAGTTAAATTTCCTATAATCCATTATTTTTTAGTTAGCCATCAGTATACATGAAGATATCGCTTTACCACAGCAAATATTAAAAATAAAGCCAAAATTAAGAATTATCCACAAAAATCCCTGACTCTTTCACCATATTGTATCCGGGAAAAGAGGGATAATCGAACGGCAGGGGATCGTTCAAGAGCAGGCAGAGATTCCAACAATGGAGAGCCGGGAGTAGAGGAGATATTTAATAACGATTATTTTATATATAATATACCTATAGAGACACTATGCAACCCCGCCAGGAGGATGAGCATGACATGCAGGCAAGAGTCCTGCGTGGACTCCATTTCCGACCGAAGGGAATGACCATCACCGAAGTGGCCAGGCGTATCGGTGCAACCCGGAACTCGGTCTCAAAGCACCTTGAGATCCTCAGGATCGCAGGAAGGGTTGAGATGCGATCCATCGGCAACGCAAAGCTCTATTCAGTCGCCCGGCGGGTTCCACTCTCGGCCTTCCTCTGTTTTACAAAGAACCTGATCCTTGTCCTTGACAGCGAGAAGAGGATCGTCCATGCCAATGATCTCTTTGTCAAAACCTTCGTACCATCAATGGAGGAGGTGATCGGCCTCTCGATCCATGATGCAGCACTTCCTCTGATCACCTCACCTGAGGGACTCGCAATGATTGAGAGGAATGGAACTGATGAGCATTCCACCACTGATCTCCGGTTCAAGAAAGATTCAGAGGAGCTCTTCTTCCAGATGCAGGTCATACCGACGACATTTGATGATGGTGAAAAGGGGATCACGATTATTTTGGAGGATATAACAGAACGGAAGCGGATGGAAGAGGATCTGCGGGAGAGTGAGGAGCGATACAGGAATATTGTTGAGGATCAGACAGAGTTCATCTGCCGGTTCAGGCCGGATGGAAGATACCTCTTCGTCAATGGGGCCTACTGCCGGTACTTCGGCCTCGACAGGGATGATATCCTTGAGCATGGATACCATCCGGAGATCCCTCCTGAAGACCGGGAGCGGCTCCGGACGTTCTTCACCTCATTGACAGAGAGAACGCCATTTGGGATAATACAGCACCGGATCATCATGCCGGATGGCTCTGTCCGGTGGCAGGAATGGAGTGACCGTGCGATCTTTGACTCCTCGGGGAAGGTCACTGAATATCAGTCCGTCGGCCGCGATATCACCATACAGAAAGAGGCTGAGGAGGCGTTGTTCCAGCAGTCTGCTGCACTCTCCATCCTCAATGAGATCATCATCACCGCTAACAGGTGCCAGAGTATGGAGAAAATACTGGAGACGCTTCTGACGATGACGATCCAGCTCCTTTCGTATGATGCCGGGGGAATCTACCTTATCGATCCCGGTGGGGATACCGCCTCGGTTGTCCATTCATATAATCTGCCACAAGAGTTTCTCACCCATGTCAGAACCATCGGGATTCGTTCACCACCGGCAAGTACACTCTTTCTCAAGGGCGATCCTCTGATAACAGACGCCTACTCTGATACCTGCCCAGTTCATGGACCCCTCTCCGGTTTCTCTTCCGTAGTATGTGTCCCTCTTGTTGCCGGAGGGAGCGTCATCGGCGCACTCAATGTCGCCAGCCGGACGAAGAAGAGAGTGACCCCGCATGAAGAGCAGATACTCCTCTCCATCGGTCGTGAGCTTGGGGCTGCCATCAACCGGATGATTGCGGAAGACCGGCTGCGGAAGAGCGAGCGGCTCTTTCGGGAGATCGTTGACCTCTCTCCCTTCCCGACGGCTATCATCGATGCCGGCGGGAGGTATCTCTTCGTCAACCGCCAGTTCACCCGGACATTCGGGTACATACCTGAAGATATTCCCACCGGAAAAGAATGGTTTGAGAAGGCATTTCCTGACCCTGAGACACGGAGGGGGGTGATCGCCTCATGGAAGGCAGATCGTGAGCAGATACGGCAGGGCGAGGTGAGACCCCGGACATATCCGGTCCGGTGCAAGAATGGCGACACACGGATGATCCTCTTTCAGCCGGTCGAGCTCTCCGATGGGACCGAGTATGTCACGTATACGGATGTCACGGAGGACAGGGCTGCATACAGGATTCTGCTTGGCGAGATCGCATCACTCCAACAGAGAAGGAGTTTGGAGGAAGGCTCAGATGATCCGATATAGAACGATGATCAAAACTCCTGAGGGAATGAAAATTCCATACTATACTAATAAATATATGCAAATCTGTACCGCAGTTCATCAATGATTTATAAATTTACTTTTATGATCAATGTTCATAGAGGAACTATAGAGGAGGTGATAAACGATGGCAGATGGAGAAGAGAAGCAGACCCAGGATGAGGTCTCAACGCATATAAAGAACCTGATGCAGATGGACATATACCATAGCCTGATGGAAGCTGCTGAGCTTGGGAGGATAGGCGGCCCGGCAGTCAGTCCGCTTATGGAGGAGCTTGCTTCCGGAAACAGCGCCGGCCGCTGGAGGGCGGTGATGGCACTTGCCAGGGTGGGGAGCCCGGCTGTTCCGGCACTTATTGATGCTCTGAAGAGGGAGGACGAACATCTTCGGACGGCTGCGGTATGGGCTCTTGCTGAGATCGGGGATGAACGCTCTGTTGACTGCCTCATTGAGAATCTCAATTGCAGTTCCTCAGAGTCCTGCCAGGCAGTAACCGCGGCTGCACTTCTGAAGATTCATACCCCGGCCGCAGTTGCCGCTGTTGAGAAGAAGATGCATGATGCTGGTAAAGAATTCGAGGATGTCGTCTCGGTCGCATTGTATGGCACCTGAGACGCCACCCACTTTTTTCAGGGTTCATTGAAATGGGATTTCCTCCGGACCACAATACGTACGTTCATTCGGGATTGGTGCAGAAGGTGTACGTACAAACCGGAGGATCCAGCAGATGGGCACAATCATAGAAGAGGCACGGCAGGGGCGGATAGCACCCGTCGTCAGGGCCGCAGCAGAGCGGGAGGGGATCGACCCCGCCACCCTCCTCCCGGGGATCGCCCGGGGAAGTATCACTGTGATGGCACGGGGGGATCTCGGCATCGGGATCGGAGAGGGGCTCTCTGCAAAGGTGAATGTGAATATCGGCACATCAACAGT
Above is a window of Methanocalculus alkaliphilus DNA encoding:
- a CDS encoding PAS domain S-box protein; translation: MQPRQEDEHDMQARVLRGLHFRPKGMTITEVARRIGATRNSVSKHLEILRIAGRVEMRSIGNAKLYSVARRVPLSAFLCFTKNLILVLDSEKRIVHANDLFVKTFVPSMEEVIGLSIHDAALPLITSPEGLAMIERNGTDEHSTTDLRFKKDSEELFFQMQVIPTTFDDGEKGITIILEDITERKRMEEDLRESEERYRNIVEDQTEFICRFRPDGRYLFVNGAYCRYFGLDRDDILEHGYHPEIPPEDRERLRTFFTSLTERTPFGIIQHRIIMPDGSVRWQEWSDRAIFDSSGKVTEYQSVGRDITIQKEAEEALFQQSAALSILNEIIITANRCQSMEKILETLLTMTIQLLSYDAGGIYLIDPGGDTASVVHSYNLPQEFLTHVRTIGIRSPPASTLFLKGDPLITDAYSDTCPVHGPLSGFSSVVCVPLVAGGSVIGALNVASRTKKRVTPHEEQILLSIGRELGAAINRMIAEDRLRKSERLFREIVDLSPFPTAIIDAGGRYLFVNRQFTRTFGYIPEDIPTGKEWFEKAFPDPETRRGVIASWKADREQIRQGEVRPRTYPVRCKNGDTRMILFQPVELSDGTEYVTYTDVTEDRAAYRILLGEIASLQQRRSLEEGSDDPI
- a CDS encoding HEAT repeat domain-containing protein, with the protein product MADGEEKQTQDEVSTHIKNLMQMDIYHSLMEAAELGRIGGPAVSPLMEELASGNSAGRWRAVMALARVGSPAVPALIDALKREDEHLRTAAVWALAEIGDERSVDCLIENLNCSSSESCQAVTAAALLKIHTPAAVAAVEKKMHDAGKEFEDVVSVALYGT
- a CDS encoding iron ABC transporter substrate-binding protein codes for the protein MDYRKFNFGYGWIPLLLLLFLATTGCVADLSSENTVIITDQYGREVPVPSDVESVLCSGAGSLRYLVYLQAEDLAAGVDSADKEQDNVLGRPYSIVHAERFAALPLFGEFRGNDDPEKVIAIGPDLIFKAGSSGIASGADAADAEALQQRTGVPVIGFQYGSFRTEADRHLMFDSLRLMGSVIGREARAEAVIAFIDETIADLEDRTRDIPPEERKRVYIGGVGSRGAHGIISTEPAYGPFGWVHAENVASGLGTAHADVAKEALVDWDPDYIFIDLSTTNLGESGAIDQLTTDPALNCLSAVKSGKIYGVLPYNAYTTNYGTVLANAYFVGSVLYPERFADIDPAEKADEIYSFLVGEPVFSELNSQYSGLGFSQLHL